GCTGCGCTCGATGTCCACCACGCTGGGCATCATCGAGTACGGCACCGACGTGACGGTGGACATCGCCGAGCCGCAGACCTTCAACAGCTACAGCGTCAGCCTGCCCCTGTGCGGCGAGCAGGAACTGGTGAAGAACGGCGAGCGCCTGCATTCCAACCGCGACTACGGGATCATCGTCGCCCCCAACGAAAGCCAGGCGCTGAGCATCGCCGGCGACTGCCGCAAGCTGCAGGTGGTGATCAGCCGCACGGCCATGACCAAGACCCTGGAAGACATGCTGCAACGCCCGGTCAGCGAGCCGTTGCGCTTCACCGCTCGCATGGACGCGCTGAGCGGCGCCACCGCTTCCTGGTGGCGCATGGCCCGGCATTTCATTGAGGAAATGGAGCAGGGCGAGCTGTACCATCAGCCGCTGTTCAGCCGCGACCTGGAGAGCGCGCTGGTCAAGGGGCTGATTCTCGCCCAGCCGAACAACTACAGCGAACAGCTGCGCGAGAACCTGGAGGTGCGCCTGCCGCACTATCTGCTGCGTGCCCGTGACTACATCCACGCGCATGCCCGCGAGGAACTGCACCTGGAGCACATCGAGGCGGCCTCCGGGGTGTCGCGCTTCAAGCTGTTCGACGGCTTTCGCCGGCATTTCGGCCTGTCGCCCATGGCTTACCTGAAGAAGTACCGGCTCAGCGCGGTACGCCAGACCATCCTCGAGGACCGCAGCGGGCGCAATATCTCGGGTATCGCCATGGAGTGGGGCTTCAATCACCTGGGGCGCTTTTCCAGTGAATACCGCAAGCTGTTCGACGAAACGCCGAGCATGACCCAGCAACAGGCCGAGCGGCATCGCCCCCGCGCGCATTGACCGGGCCGCCCATGGCGGCAGACGACCTCTTTGACGGATAATCCCCGGCCATGTCGCCCTGGCCGGACTCCAGGGTTATGCGAATCGAGGTTTGAGATGGTGAAAGTTAAACCGCGTCCAGCGGTGAATGGAGTGGCGTCTGCTGACCGGGTACTGACCGTACTGACTGCCTTTCGCATCGGCGATAGCGCGTTGGGCCTGGCCGAACTGGCCGAGCGTACCCAGCTGAACAAAAGCACCATCATGCGCCTGATGGTGTCGCTGGAAACCCACGGGCTGATCAACCGCATGGCCGACGGCCGCTACCAGCTGGCCAGCGAAGTCATGCGCCTCAATGCGGTGTACCAGGATGCCCTGGACCTGGAACGGCATATCATGCCGCTGCTGCACCAGTTGACCGAAGGTATCGGCGAAACGGCATCCTTCTACGTGCGCCATGGCGCCTACCGTCTGTGCCAGTACCGGGTCAACTCGCAGCACAGCCTGCGCCTGCACCTGCAGCCTGGCGACATGCGACCGATGGACAACGCGGCCGGAGCCCAGGCGCTGCGCACGCCGTTCGACAAGGGCGCAACGCTGGAGACGGCGTTCTATTCCTGCGGCGCCACCGATCCCCATGCGGCGTCCATGGCCCTGCCGGTCTACGATGCACAGCACGAAGTGATCGGTGCCCTGGTGGTTTCCGGCCCGGCCAGTCGCCTGACCGAGGAATATGCCCGCAGTGTGCAGGGCCAGTTGCATGACGCGGCGCAGACCCTGATGCGCAGCCTGGGGTGCAAGGGCTGAGCAGGCTTTTTCGCGGCTGAAGCCGCTGTTGCCGGGTAGCGTGGGGCGGGGGAGAGACGGGTGGGACCGGCTTTAGCCGCAATACTGGTCAGTTAAACCGGGTAAGAGCGGCTTCAGCCGTGAAGCGACCGCATGTTCACAGCAGGTGCAGTGAATTTCCTGGCGCTTTCGCGGCTAAAGCCGCTCCTACCGAGCCACATGACGCCTAACTGACCCGTCTGGGCTTTTGCTTGGCAATGGCCTCAGCCAGCGTTGAGCGGTTTGTCTTGTGCGGCGGCGGCTTCGGCCTGCCGCTTGCGGCCCATCACCACCACCATGAAACCACCCAGGGCGCACAGCGCCGCCAGTGGCATCAGTGCCAGCGAGTGGCTGCCGGTGGCGTCGTGGATCGCGCCGTAGACGTTGACCATCAGCCCGCCACCGATCAGGTTGGCCATCGCACCGATGGCGGCCAGGCCGGCCGCTGCGGTGGACGACGACAGCCAGCCGGAAGCCAAGGCCCAGAATGGGCCTTTCATCGAATAGGCGCCGATCAGTACCAGGCTGAGCATCACGACAGTGAGGGCCAGGTTGCTGGTGAACAGGGTCATCAGCAGGCCGGCGGTGATCATCAGCAGGGTACAGGCGGTGTGCCAGCGCCGCTCACCGGTGCGGTCCGAATTACGTCCCCAGACGATCATCAGCACCGAGGCCAGGCCGTAGGGAATGGCGTTGACCAGGCCGACTTCCATGGAGGTCAGGCCGAACGACTTGAGCAGTTGCGGGCCCCACACGCTCAGGGTGCTGCCGGCGGCCGATGCGCCGGAGTAGATCAGCGCCATGATCCAGATGTCCTTGTGGCGCAGCAGTTTCCACAGCGAGATATGGCCGATGGCGGTCTTCTTCGCGCCTTCTTCGGCCAGGCGGCCGGTCAGCCAGCCGCGTTGCTCGTCACTCAACCAGCGCGCCTGTTCAGGACGGTCGGTGAGCACGAACAGGCAGGCGATGCCCAGCAGCACGGCGGGAATGCCTTCGAGAATGAACAGCCAGTGCCAGCCGCGCATGCCCATCCAGCCGTCCAGGCTCAGCAGCAGGCCCGACAGCGGCGAACCGACGAAGTTGGCCGCCGGAATCGCCACCATGAACAGCGCCACCAGGCGGCCACGGTAGGCCGAAGGCAGCCAGTAGGTGAGGTACAGCAGCACGCCGGGGAAGAAGCCGGCTTCCGCCGCGCCCAGCAGAAAGCGCATCACGTACAGCGACTGGGCACCTTGCACGAAGGCGGTACCCGCGGAAATCAGGCCCCAGGTGATCATGATCCGGGCGATCCAGATCCGCGCGCCGAACTTCTGCAGGGCCAGGTTGCTGGGCACTTCCACCAGAAAGTAGGCGAAGAAGAACAGGCTGCTGGCAAAGCCGAAGACCTTGGCCGACAACGCCAGGTCCTGGTTCATCTGCAGCGAGGCCATGCCGATGTTGCCGCGGTCGATGATCGCGATGAGGTAACAGACGATCAGGAACGGCAGCAGCCGCCAGGTGACGCGGCGCATGGTCGAGCGTTCGAGCTCGCTGATCGGTTCGGTGACTGAAGTCATGGGACTCTCCGTTGTTGTTTTTCTGGAGTAGCACAGGCGCCCCCGCTGGAGGCGCAGTATCGATGTGACGGGTCAGTTGTCCAGCAGGTGGCGGTTGACCACGCAGCGCGGGTCAGGGGCCTGGCCGTCCCACAGGCCGATGATCTGTTGCAGCGCGAGCATGCCGACCCGGTCACGCGCCTCCTGGGTGTTGGCCCCCACGTGTGGGGTCATCACCACATTGGGCAGGCCGAACAGCGCGCTGTCCGCCGGCAGCGGCTCGGGGCTGAAGGTGTCCAGGCCGGCACCGCCGATACGGCGCTCGCTCAGGGCCTGGATGAGTGCTTCGGTGTCGATCAGCTCGCCCCGCGCGGTGTTGATCAGCAGGCTTCCGGGGCGCATGCGCTGAAACTGCGCGGTGCTGAACAGGTGGCGGTTGGCGTCGGTCAGCGGGCAATGCAGGCTGATGATGTCGCACTTGTCCAGCAGGTGCTCGAAGTTCTCTTCGCGTTGCAGGTGCTCACGTTCCGGCAGTTGTTTCAGGTAGGGGTCGTAGACTTTCACCTGCATGCGCAGCGGTGCCACCAGGTCCATGAGAATGGCGCCAATCGAGCCCATGCCCACCAACCCGAGCGTCTTGCCGAACAGTTCCACGCCGTTGGCGGTGGCCTTGTCCCAATGGCCGTCGCGCATGCGCGCATCCAGCAGGGCGGTCTGGCGCGCCACGCTGAACATCAGCGCAAAGGCGTGTTCGGCGACCGACTGGGCGTTGGCGCCCAGGGCGATGGTGACCGGAATGCGCCGCGCCGCGGCGGCCTGCAGGTCGATGGTGTCGTAGCCGACGCCATGCTTGGCGATGATCGACAGCTTGGCCGAGGCCTCGATCATTTCCTGGGTCAGCTGGCCCTGGCGCACGATGATCGCATCCGGCTGTTCAGCGCGGATCACCTGCAGAAGCTCGTCAGCGGCGTAGGGCGTGGTGGGAATCACACGCACACCTCGGGCGGCGGCGTGGTTCATGGCTTCGGCGGTCAGCGCCGGGCCGGTGAGCACAATGGTACGGGTCATGGGACACCTTGTTGTTCTTGGCTGTGTTGCTGGCGCCTGGGGTGCGGCGCATTGACACGGACACGCTATCACAATGAAACGTCGTTTCAATATCTGTTTTTTTTGGCTTTTGAAAGACGCGATTTATTTAATCATTGAGCCTATTGAAAGGTTAAAAATGAAATGACATTCTGAAAAAAGCGCTCGCGACCGGCGAGGCATCCCTTACAAGACCAAGAGAGGAAAAGCACATGAGCATCGGATTTCGCGTTCTGGAGCGTGTACGCAAGGTCAGCGCCGAATGGGTGGAGCGTTACCGCGACGTCCCGGTGGCCAATGTCAGCGACTCGATGAATCGCATGACCGCCGGCGGTGCCCGCTTGCGCCCGATGCACGCCAAGGGTGTGCTCGCCGGCCCGGCGCTGACCGTCAAGGCCCGCCCCGGCGACAACCTGATGCTGCACTACGCGCTGGACATCGCCGAGCCGGGCGATGTGATCGTGGTCGATGCCGGGGGTGACCTGAGCAATGCGCTGATCGGCGAAATGATGGTGGCCTATGCGATCAAGCGGGGGGTCGCCGGTATCGTCATCAATGGCGCGATCCGTGATGCCGGCGCCATCGGTGCCGGGGATTTCCCGATGTTCGCCGCCGGCATTTCCCACCGCGGCCCGTACAAGGACGGCCCGGGTGAAATCAACGTACCCATCGCCATCGACGGCATGGTCATCGAAGCCGGCGACCTGGTCATCGGCGACGAAGACGGCCTGCTGTGCGTGCCCTACGACCAGGTGGCCGAGGTCTACGATCGTGCGGCGGCCAAGCACGGCGCCGAACAGAAGCAGATGGAGCAGATCGCCCTGGGCACCAACGACCGCAGCTGGGTGATCGACAGCCTGAAGAAGAAGGGCTGCCAGCTGCCAGAAGGGCACTGAGGCCCACCGACGCCCTCTTCAGAGCGGTGTCAGGCGCAGAAAGCGGGTGCCGTCCATCGTATCGCTCAGCCAGCGCGCCTGCACACCGAACACCGCCTGCAGGCGCTCGGGTGTCAGCACCGTCTCCGGTGCGCCGAGGGCCACCAGCCGGCCCTGATGCAACACCGCCAGGCGGTCGCACTGCAGGGCCTGGTTGAGGTCATGCAGGGCGATGACGCAG
The Pseudomonas sp. DTU_2021_1001937_2_SI_NGA_ILE_001 DNA segment above includes these coding regions:
- a CDS encoding AraC family transcriptional regulator — encoded protein: MTPKPESPLRDIHADHSDLAGARSWMSDICGPHHLVASRPGRLHFRHSASVLRSMSTTLGIIEYGTDVTVDIAEPQTFNSYSVSLPLCGEQELVKNGERLHSNRDYGIIVAPNESQALSIAGDCRKLQVVISRTAMTKTLEDMLQRPVSEPLRFTARMDALSGATASWWRMARHFIEEMEQGELYHQPLFSRDLESALVKGLILAQPNNYSEQLRENLEVRLPHYLLRARDYIHAHAREELHLEHIEAASGVSRFKLFDGFRRHFGLSPMAYLKKYRLSAVRQTILEDRSGRNISGIAMEWGFNHLGRFSSEYRKLFDETPSMTQQQAERHRPRAH
- a CDS encoding IclR family transcriptional regulator: MVKVKPRPAVNGVASADRVLTVLTAFRIGDSALGLAELAERTQLNKSTIMRLMVSLETHGLINRMADGRYQLASEVMRLNAVYQDALDLERHIMPLLHQLTEGIGETASFYVRHGAYRLCQYRVNSQHSLRLHLQPGDMRPMDNAAGAQALRTPFDKGATLETAFYSCGATDPHAASMALPVYDAQHEVIGALVVSGPASRLTEEYARSVQGQLHDAAQTLMRSLGCKG
- a CDS encoding MFS transporter, which produces MTSVTEPISELERSTMRRVTWRLLPFLIVCYLIAIIDRGNIGMASLQMNQDLALSAKVFGFASSLFFFAYFLVEVPSNLALQKFGARIWIARIMITWGLISAGTAFVQGAQSLYVMRFLLGAAEAGFFPGVLLYLTYWLPSAYRGRLVALFMVAIPAANFVGSPLSGLLLSLDGWMGMRGWHWLFILEGIPAVLLGIACLFVLTDRPEQARWLSDEQRGWLTGRLAEEGAKKTAIGHISLWKLLRHKDIWIMALIYSGASAAGSTLSVWGPQLLKSFGLTSMEVGLVNAIPYGLASVLMIVWGRNSDRTGERRWHTACTLLMITAGLLMTLFTSNLALTVVMLSLVLIGAYSMKGPFWALASGWLSSSTAAAGLAAIGAMANLIGGGLMVNVYGAIHDATGSHSLALMPLAALCALGGFMVVVMGRKRQAEAAAAQDKPLNAG
- a CDS encoding hydroxyacid dehydrogenase, translated to MTRTIVLTGPALTAEAMNHAAARGVRVIPTTPYAADELLQVIRAEQPDAIIVRQGQLTQEMIEASAKLSIIAKHGVGYDTIDLQAAAARRIPVTIALGANAQSVAEHAFALMFSVARQTALLDARMRDGHWDKATANGVELFGKTLGLVGMGSIGAILMDLVAPLRMQVKVYDPYLKQLPEREHLQREENFEHLLDKCDIISLHCPLTDANRHLFSTAQFQRMRPGSLLINTARGELIDTEALIQALSERRIGGAGLDTFSPEPLPADSALFGLPNVVMTPHVGANTQEARDRVGMLALQQIIGLWDGQAPDPRCVVNRHLLDN
- a CDS encoding RraA family protein — encoded protein: MSIGFRVLERVRKVSAEWVERYRDVPVANVSDSMNRMTAGGARLRPMHAKGVLAGPALTVKARPGDNLMLHYALDIAEPGDVIVVDAGGDLSNALIGEMMVAYAIKRGVAGIVINGAIRDAGAIGAGDFPMFAAGISHRGPYKDGPGEINVPIAIDGMVIEAGDLVIGDEDGLLCVPYDQVAEVYDRAAAKHGAEQKQMEQIALGTNDRSWVIDSLKKKGCQLPEGH